A region from the Drosophila ananassae strain 14024-0371.13 chromosome 2L, ASM1763931v2, whole genome shotgun sequence genome encodes:
- the LOC6500414 gene encoding ATP-binding cassette sub-family A member 7 isoform X2, with product MGVTQCLLWMAWYTKAMILFLLCLLFFFIFICLSEVFVFSNYLLLILIFIVYIHSCITFAFLISAFCTKTYWGILATSVLFVITVVPYALLPPVSFELMPQIFCCFCLNSAMFYMFNVICALEQISIGVDWRTFISTIVPEDISILGVLAIMLVMSLICVFLCLYVEQVMPGSQSSIFSCRCCKKSLFSTHQYHPLSVLSYDTARKFVDCCLSPMYYCVQRPEDADAEDRIVGGQTHKDDEPTVHMDRVSKEFRKKTAVAKLSIKMYKDECLAILGPSGSGKTTALHMMGGILRPTSGIIKINGFDIERNPEKAKIGVGFCPQQNVLFRGLTVNQQINFFSLLKGKKTSAANRETSNYIDKLNLKEYENKNVSKLSKGNQRRVSLACSLCGGASVVLCDEPSSGLDPSGKQQLMELLQSEKSGRTIVLATQDVEEGQMLGDRIIILADGQICSQGTMENIKQNNHESYKLSCQMGPNCDQRKVTELVKRVAPSARVSVQGSSISYIIRGSFAEKFVDMLHQLEDRKRNLDVISYSWRDATLEDVFKTAATPWKKRARAGGNIPKRSTEDLATQTDGPDRPTRRAQRAQRAAEAEAAAALAAAAAERSARENAEREARDAENRDREARERQAREREAKERDDRERDDRERDKDNAAREKRDRETFMEKKPLRPLDPETDHEAESDTSEREWRTDPEGGRRNRTCCKFCEAMLMKKALYIWNHKYMFLLILIIPIIWFIVAIYLLPLTEKVKNRISSDLADYIDLNLPSFSDDTVVLLEDPEGYEAEALAYEKLVTLPAVIEQCKEPIVHYLVGDSPLLMEKLKLQYVCGATFDKDVDIIAWYNDVAFEHSSPLALVLVYKAILKIEIGKSFDITLTRGIMKKQAMKTKAVSYRDLDRSLSQTRNLRDVLDKFRYFKKDDEVNSKEPDYPAIKEPNQFAQREILGDHKLNGKRLTLTIGIWSYISLVLSIFILFVVEERVKKLQLQQEIQGLGKFNFWCTHFLWDFVIFCICVIILSLALETYTNFIQILVVLIMIGFACLPFTYVLSLIFSSPEAALVGAFFIHLFTGAILFAFVYVVTALIDNNMYFIIFPTIIGCFGIFKCIYGYKYCEINPAIDSLNCDFGRIHPNCGCDDLVLWPEIWWLLGHGIFWFILLWILEKGYFCRAFANRKNSKRRQGSSVTFRQKADENPDVIRKYPLVLDKVTKKYHRGPTAVKDVSLQLEQGECYGLLGPNGAGKTTTLKMIAGEIKISSGKIYIKGKNGQAASAKQNVAYCSQSGPLHDFYSGKQALKMALLLRGDSRKNLDKKCEKLAKDFHIQSSLPKKTKNCTDATKRKISLAAESSGPSIVCLDEPTSGIDSYASQSLWKNLKSRTVLIASQNMDEVTSNCSRVGIMDSGGMKHPEELQSMQAQNSHVLVLKLKVQGRPQEQQETLRRLTFDMNYFSNATLRKRVGCCLVYNFFQGQMDKIVSFVESKRTIWKLESYSVSPASLDEVFIKLDNEKKEAARLSSSSEESDYDSKGKARRKKKDDQPKG from the exons ATGGGAGTTACCCAATGTCTACTATGGATGGCCTGGTACACGAAAGCAATGATACTTTTTCTACTATgcctgttatttttttttatatttatttgtctCAGCGAAGTCTTTGTGTTTAGCAACTACTTGCTTCTTATACTGATATTTATAGTATACATCCATTCATGCATAACGTTTGCATTTCTCATAAGCGCATTCTGCACAAAGACCTATTGGGGGATCCTCGCCACGTCAGTACTTTTCGTGATCACTGTAGTGCCCTACGCATTGTTACCGCCCGTCTCTTTCGAGCTTATGCCCCAAATATTTTGCTGCTTCTGCCTGAACTCGGCCATGTTTTATATGTTTAACGTCATCTGCGCATTGGAACAAATATCgattggagttgattggaggaCGTTCATATCCACGATAGTGCCAGAGGACATAAGTATCCTTGGTGTCCTCGCTATAATGCTTGTAATGAGTCTGATATGTGTATTTCTCTGCCTCTATGTGGAGCAAGTAATGCCCGGCAGCCAATCCTCGATATTTTCTTGTCGCTGCTGTAAGAAGTCACTTTTTTCCACTCATCAGTACCATCCTCTATCAGTTTTATCCTACGACACGGCCAGAAAATTTGTGGATTGTTGCCTAAGTCCAATGTACTATTGTGTTCAAAGACCTGAAGATGCGGACGCTGAGGATCGCATCGTAGGCGGGCAAACCCATAAGGACGACGAACCCACTGTTCACATGGATCGTGTTTCAAAAGAATTTCGCAAGAAAACGGCAGTTGCAAAATTGTCAATAAAAATGTACAAGGATGAGTGTCTAGCCATTCTGGGTCCCAGTGGTTCGGGCAAAACCACAGCGCTGCACATGATGGGAGGAATCTTGAGACCCACTTCGGGAATAATCAAAATCAATGGCTTTGATATCGAAAGGAACCCAGAAAAGGCCAAAATTGGAGTCGGATTTTGTCCACAGCAGAATGTGCTCTTCAGAGGACTCACAGTTAATCAACAAATTAACTTCTTCAGTCTCCTAAAGGGGAAAAAAACCTCAGCTGCGAATAGAGAAACATCAAACTATATTGATAAACTAAACCTAAAggaatatgaaaataaaaatgtctccaaactgtCAAAAGGAAACCAGCGACGTGTGTCCTTGGCCTGTTCCTTGTGTGGTGGTGCCAGTGTAGTCTTGTGTGACGAACCATCATCGGGTCTGGATCCGAGTGGAAAACAGCAGCTCATGGAGCTACTCCAAAGTGAGAAGAGCGGTCGAACCATTGTGTTAGCCACCCAGGATGTGGAGGAGGGGCAAATGCTTGGCGATCGTATCATCATACTGGCCGATGGGCAAATCTGCAGCCAAGGTACAATGGAAAACATTAAACAGAATAATCATGAATCCTACAAGCTCTCCTGCCAAATGGGACCGAACTGTGACCAACGGAAGGTAACAGAGCTGGTGAAACGCGTCGCCCCATCTGCTAGAGTTTCTGTCCAAGGATCCTCCATAAGCTACATTATACGCGGCTCCTTTGCGGAGAAGTTCGTGGATATGCTCCATCAACTAGAGGATCGCAAAAGGAATCTCGATGTCATAAGCTATAGTTGGCGGGATGCCACATTGGAAGATGTCTTCAAAACTGCAGCTACTCCGTGGAAGAAACGGGCTAGAGCAGGTGGAAATATTCCAAAAA GATCAACAGAGGACTTGGCGACCCAAACAGACGGACCGGATCGTCCAACTAGAAGAGCTCAAAGGGCCCAAAGAGctgcagaggcagaggcagcggCTGCTTTAGCGGCTGCAGCAGCGGAAAGATCCGCTAGAGAAAATGCGGAAAGAGAAGCTAGAGATGCCGAGAATAGAGACCGTGAGGCCAGGGAAAGGCAAGCTAGAGAAAGGGAAGCTAAAGAAAGGGATGACAGAGAAAGGGATGACAGAGAAAGGGACAAAGACAATGCGGCCAGAGAAAAAAGAGATAGAGAAACATTCATGGAAAAAAAGCCACTTCGACCATTGGACCCAGAGACAGATCATGAGGCCGAATCTGACACATCGGAGCGCGAATGGAGAACGGACCCTGAGGGCGGTAGAAGGAATCGAACATGCTGCAAATTTTGCGAGGCCATGTTGATGAAGAAGGCTCTCTACATTTGGAACCATAAATACATGTTCCTGCTAATCTTGATCATACCAATAATATGGTTCATAgttgcaatttatttattgccaTTGACAGAAAAGGTAAAAAATCGAATTAGCTCGGATTTGGCTGATTATATTGATTTAAACCTGCCAAGCTTCTCAGATGACACCGTTGTGTTACTTGAAGATCCTGAAGGTTACGAGGCAGAGGCACTTGCCTATGAGAAGTTAGTCACTCTGCCCGCCGTAATTGAACAATGTAAAGAACCAATTGTGCACTATTTAGTCGGTGACTCACCCCTTTTAATGGAAAAACTTAAACTTCAATATGTATGTGGGGCTACTTTTGACAAAGATGTCGACATTATCGCCTGGTATAATGATGTGGCCTTTGAACACTCGTCCCCGCTTGCCTTGGTTTTGGTATACAAAGCCATTCTTAAAATAGAAATCGGGAAATCCTTCGATATTACCCTCACCCGAGGAATAATGAAAAAACAGGCAATGAAGACAAAGGCTGTAAGTTATCGAGATCTCGATCGAAGCCTCAGTCAAACCAGGAACTTGCGAGATGTCTTAGATAAATTCaggtatttcaaaaaagaCGATGAAGTCAATTCTAAGGAACCAGATTATCCAGCTATAAAAGAACCCAACCAGTTTGCACAAAGAGAAATTTTGGGGGACCATAAACTGAATGGAAAACGATTAACATTAACTATTGGAATCTGGTCCTATATATCTTTGGTTCTTAGCATTTTTATACTTTTCGTAGTGGAAGAACGAGTGaaaaaattacaattacaACAGGAAATTCAAGGCTTgggaaaattcaatttttggtGCACACACTTTTTATGGGATTTCGTAATATTCTGCATTTGTGtgattattttatctttggCCCTAGAAActtatacaaattttattcaaattcttGTTGTCCTCATAATGATTGGATTTGCCTGCCTACCATTCACCTACGTATTGAGTTTAATATTCAGTTCGCCAGAAGCAGCATTGGTTGGTGCCTTCTTTATCCATTTGTTTACAG GGGCCATTCTTTTCGCATTTGTATACGTAGTTACGGCTCTTATCGATAATAACATgtactttataattttcccCACGATAATTGGTTGCTTCGGTATATTTAAGTGTATTTATGGATACAAGTATTGCGAAATCAATCCGGCGATTGACTCACTTAATTGCGATTTTGGGAGAATTCATCCAAACTGTGGATGCGATG ATTTAGTATTGTGGCCAGAGATTTGGTGGCTATTGGGTCACGGCATATTTTGGTTTATCTTACTGTGGATTCTAGAAAAAGGATATTTTTGTCGGGCTTTTGCAAACCGAAAGAATAGTAAAAGGCGTCAAGGTAGTTCAGTAACATTCAGACAAAAGGCCGACGAAAACCCGGATGTAATTCGCAAATATCCTTTAGTTTTGGATAAAGTGACAAAGAAATATCACCGCGGCCCCACGGCAGTAAAAGATGTGTCCCTTCAACTTGAACA AGGTGAGTGCTATGGTCTGTTGGGACCCAATGGAGCTGGAAAGACCACTACTTTAAAGATGATTGCGGGTGAAATCAAAATCTCTTCTGGCAAAATTTATATCAAAGGCAAGAATGGCCAAGCTGCGAGTGCCAAGCAGAATGTCGCCTACTGCTCCCAGTCCGGTCCACTTCACGATTTCTACAGTGGGAAACAGGCACTCAAGATGGCCCTACTGCTACGAGGCGATTCACGCAAAAATCTCGATAAAAAATGCGAAAAACTGGCAAAAGATTTTCATATCCAGTCGTCATTGCCgaagaaaaccaaaaactgcACCGACGCTACAAAACGAAAAATAAGCTTAGCCGCGGAATCCAGTGGCCCATCCATAGTTTGCCTAGATGAGCCCACCTCTGGCATCGATTCATACGCGAGTCAGTCCCTGTGGAAAAACCTGAAGAGCAGGACTGTACTTATAGCAAGCCAAAATATGGACGAAGTAACTTCAAACTGTTCCAGGGTCGGTATTATGGACTCTGGCGGAATGAAACACCCGGAAGAGTTGCAAAGCATGCAGGCACAGAATTCTCACGTTTTGGTGCTTAAGCTTAAGGTTCAGGGAAGGCCCCAAGA GCAGCAAGAAACTCTCCGCAGACTTACTTTtgatatgaattatttttcaaatgcaaCTTTAAG aaaacGGGTAGGTTGCTGCTTggtttacaatttttttcaagggCAAATGGATAAGATCGTCAGTTTTGTCGAATCAAAAAGAACTATTTGGAAACTGGAAAGCTATTCGGTCAGTCCGGCCTCACTGGATGAGGTGTTCATCAAACTagataatgaaaaaaaagaagccgCAAGATTGTCCTCTTCAAGTGAAGAGTCAGACTATGACTCCAAAGGAAAGGCTCGTAGGAAGAAAAAAGATGACCAGCCTAAGGGCTAA